A stretch of Paenibacillus mucilaginosus 3016 DNA encodes these proteins:
- a CDS encoding 5'-nucleotidase C-terminal domain-containing protein — MSNNRFRMQPKAAKALLAAIILGGTAFSGSSSTLPAAYAAEGTAAAAAALNSDMKLAFDKGIVEGYPGTSDLAGSRTVTRAELVTMIARAAKLVPSDSSQTPFSDLEAWQRPAVISAAAAGIVTGSGEFKPNAAVTREELAVMIGRAMTKGKAPEVHTEVLNYFKDGASISESARPFVAYGVLAGLFQPALDGNFEPQAAVTRDEAVKALKPLAFQLIDILTTNDIHGHIEVGFDTKRKQAQGGIETLGGIVNDFRSVNPEGTVVVDGGDAWQGTLISNTTNGQSVMDSMADVEYDAAAIGNHEFDFGRDVLIENIKKAEFPILGANIIDDKTGKRVEWAQPYAIVEKAGLKIGIIGLATPQTKTTTKSTNIEGLTFADPVPYAKELAAELRAQGADLVIVTSHLPGEQDTKSQEIMGELVDLANGTGTTLLDAIVGGHSHRRVAGHVNGVPVVEAQSWLYAVGHIQLFVDRDTKKVVSSNVSMLETYTNLTTADEEVKKTVADYQAKIAEKTNEKIAVAAGKWSTQSFRYAVNGNQVRDGVTPIGNSVTDAMRWSEKSDIAFTNIGGLRAEIEAGDVTYGKLFEVLPFGNYNRTGTMTAKQIKALLEVTDKYSQLPAIQFSGLKVEWDNTKPAGEKYTKITLLDGTPVFVDGKYNEARTFSVTTNDFMATGQGDGFTAFGEVTDWKDGRIMLDAWVEYLKEQGASGKPISLPQDDREVRLDLK; from the coding sequence ATGAGCAACAACCGATTCCGCATGCAGCCCAAAGCAGCCAAGGCGCTGCTGGCGGCCATCATTCTTGGAGGAACGGCATTCTCCGGAAGCAGTTCCACCCTGCCTGCCGCTTATGCAGCCGAAGGCACCGCAGCTGCCGCTGCCGCTCTGAACTCCGACATGAAGCTCGCGTTCGACAAAGGCATTGTCGAAGGCTATCCGGGCACCTCGGACCTCGCCGGCAGCCGCACGGTCACCCGTGCCGAGCTCGTGACGATGATCGCGCGTGCAGCCAAGCTGGTGCCGTCCGACAGCTCCCAGACGCCTTTCTCCGACCTGGAGGCTTGGCAGCGTCCCGCGGTGATAAGCGCCGCAGCCGCAGGAATCGTGACCGGGAGCGGAGAGTTCAAGCCGAACGCCGCGGTGACCCGCGAAGAACTCGCTGTCATGATCGGCCGCGCCATGACCAAAGGCAAAGCGCCTGAAGTACATACGGAAGTGCTGAATTATTTTAAGGACGGGGCTTCGATCAGCGAATCCGCCCGTCCGTTCGTGGCCTACGGCGTGCTGGCCGGTCTCTTCCAGCCTGCGCTCGACGGCAATTTCGAGCCGCAGGCCGCCGTCACCCGCGACGAAGCGGTCAAAGCGCTGAAACCGCTGGCGTTCCAGCTCATCGACATTCTCACCACCAACGACATCCACGGCCACATTGAAGTCGGCTTCGACACGAAGCGCAAGCAGGCGCAGGGCGGCATCGAAACCCTCGGCGGCATTGTGAACGACTTCCGTTCCGTCAACCCTGAAGGCACCGTGGTTGTAGACGGCGGCGACGCATGGCAGGGGACGCTGATCTCCAACACGACGAACGGCCAATCGGTCATGGACTCGATGGCGGATGTGGAATATGATGCCGCGGCAATCGGCAACCATGAATTCGACTTCGGGCGCGACGTGCTCATCGAGAATATCAAGAAAGCCGAATTCCCGATTCTCGGCGCCAACATTATCGACGACAAGACCGGCAAGCGCGTAGAGTGGGCTCAGCCTTACGCGATCGTCGAGAAGGCGGGCCTCAAAATCGGCATCATCGGCCTCGCTACGCCGCAGACGAAGACCACGACGAAATCGACGAACATCGAAGGCCTGACGTTCGCCGATCCCGTGCCTTATGCGAAGGAACTCGCGGCTGAGCTCCGGGCGCAGGGGGCCGATCTCGTCATCGTCACCTCCCACCTTCCGGGCGAACAGGATACGAAGTCCCAGGAAATCATGGGCGAGCTCGTCGACCTGGCGAACGGCACCGGCACTACCCTGCTGGATGCGATCGTCGGAGGCCACTCCCACCGCCGGGTAGCAGGCCACGTGAACGGCGTTCCGGTTGTGGAAGCGCAGAGCTGGCTGTATGCCGTCGGCCATATCCAGCTGTTCGTTGACCGCGATACGAAGAAGGTCGTCTCCTCGAACGTCTCCATGCTCGAGACGTATACGAATCTGACGACCGCTGACGAAGAAGTGAAGAAGACCGTAGCCGATTACCAGGCGAAGATCGCAGAAAAGACGAATGAGAAGATTGCCGTAGCGGCCGGGAAGTGGTCGACCCAGTCCTTCCGCTATGCCGTAAACGGCAATCAGGTACGTGACGGCGTGACGCCGATCGGCAACTCCGTCACGGATGCGATGCGCTGGTCGGAGAAGTCCGACATCGCCTTCACGAACATCGGCGGCCTCCGTGCCGAGATCGAAGCCGGCGACGTCACGTACGGCAAGCTGTTCGAAGTGCTGCCGTTCGGCAACTACAACCGGACGGGTACGATGACCGCCAAGCAGATCAAGGCTCTGCTGGAAGTCACCGACAAGTACTCGCAGCTGCCTGCAATTCAATTCTCCGGTCTCAAGGTAGAGTGGGACAACACGAAGCCGGCCGGCGAGAAATACACGAAGATTACGCTGCTTGACGGCACTCCGGTCTTCGTCGACGGCAAGTACAATGAAGCCCGCACGTTCTCGGTAACCACCAACGACTTCATGGCTACAGGCCAAGGCGACGGCTTCACCGCATTCGGTGAAGTGACCGACTGGAAGGACGGCCGGATTATGCTCGACGCTTGGGTGGAATACCTGAAGGAACAGGGAGCTTCCGGCAAGCCGATCTCCCTTCCGCAAGATGACCGCGAGGTTCGTCTGGATCTGAAATAA
- a CDS encoding helix-turn-helix transcriptional regulator encodes MTILEFTAPPLPYYIASGFEPMRPGRKHPNRRSIGVFDLLVVTSGCLYMGEEDRHYDVTAGHALILRPDCHHYPVQPCLEPTEHYWLHFGTTGAWSAAETLPSQPAGEREEKKYFTMETFPMRLPQFIRLPRPAAVYEPLRQLTELEPESHRSWARWKLQLTFQSVLEQLSGALEAQAAVPGAKVAERAASYLRAHYREAVTAPMLGEALNFHPVYIARCMQQEFGCSPFEYLMHYRLEQAKLKLLQTDLSIARIAEEVGFNQPAYFTSCFTKQEGVTPRMYRKRFSHE; translated from the coding sequence ATGACCATTCTCGAGTTCACGGCACCGCCGCTGCCGTATTACATTGCGAGCGGCTTCGAGCCGATGAGGCCCGGCCGCAAGCATCCGAACCGCCGGAGCATCGGTGTCTTCGATCTGCTTGTCGTCACCTCAGGCTGTCTCTACATGGGGGAAGAAGACCGCCATTATGACGTGACGGCAGGACACGCGCTGATCCTGAGGCCTGACTGCCACCACTATCCGGTTCAGCCCTGTCTCGAGCCGACGGAGCACTACTGGCTGCACTTTGGCACCACGGGGGCCTGGAGCGCGGCAGAGACGCTCCCAAGCCAGCCGGCAGGGGAGCGGGAGGAGAAAAAATATTTCACGATGGAAACCTTTCCCATGCGGCTTCCGCAGTTTATTCGTCTGCCGCGCCCGGCGGCGGTCTACGAGCCGCTCCGGCAGCTGACCGAGCTGGAGCCCGAATCCCACCGCAGCTGGGCGCGCTGGAAGCTGCAGCTCACGTTCCAATCGGTGCTGGAGCAGCTCAGCGGAGCATTGGAGGCCCAGGCCGCGGTGCCGGGCGCCAAGGTGGCCGAACGGGCGGCCTCTTACCTGCGCGCCCATTACCGGGAGGCGGTGACGGCCCCGATGCTCGGGGAGGCGCTTAACTTTCACCCCGTCTATATCGCCCGCTGCATGCAGCAGGAATTCGGGTGCTCCCCCTTTGAGTACCTGATGCATTACCGGCTCGAACAGGCGAAGCTGAAGCTGCTGCAGACGGACCTGTCGATCGCCCGAATCGCCGAGGAAGTGGGCTTTAACCAGCCGGCCTATTTCACCTCCTGCTTTACGAAGCAGGAAGGGGTCACCCCCCGGATGTACCGCAAGCGGTTCTCCCACGAATAA
- a CDS encoding putative bifunctional diguanylate cyclase/phosphodiesterase: protein MKSLQSWTHIRWAYLLTFLYIAGLWGMLLGADAGEGIISLAELLSPLAATLLGLRAVFGQRGLLRIFWSLITLGACFYTAAQSIWCYYHIEGGEMPVLAAGMADVLWNLQTAFFVCALFYVMYKQVSAVRGMRFLFDIAIVVLFLCTLAWEFIISPNLTKLVAEPDWILVMSGVLYPASDLGLVLGLLMLHYQQQSVLSPQVMRSLTVGFASFVIGDILYFFDILAGTYAVGSWYDPFWNIGLLLSGIAALHSQREKGDRDTGQLLYEDGGWEAKNKRLRYFVPYLSLLLLCFLMLQRLSEVDGIVIGTILMILLILVRQLSILFENEDLVRRLKHMLHSSEYQAMHDELSGLPNKRMFERSLSAAVEEAAGDGKKLAVLFMDLDRFKYINDSLGHAVGDELIRQVARRLAAIVEGRGLVARLGGDEFTILLTGWREKRELESLSARLLQEIAKPYKIELHEILTTTSIGIALYPSDGGDGAELMKHADAAMYKAKEKGKGRAQFYEPVLSGEILKRMAMEHALRQALPRGELYLVYQPQVCTKSEEIMGVEALLRWKLEDGRPVSPADFIPLAEETGLIVSIGEWVLRTACRQAADWERRGLPLFKVAVNVSPKQLVQNRFVQRVAAILEETGVQPERLVVEITEGIALLNTAETIETLQGLKKLGIEISMDDFGTGYSSLGYLRTFQVDSLKIAQSFISRITVGAEHEGIVRAIMAMADSLQLEVIVEGVETEQQLQLLKGIAECLVQGYYYYKPLPPEEVTAVLEKQAGRRASQRHS from the coding sequence ATGAAATCATTACAATCTTGGACGCATATCCGTTGGGCGTACCTCCTGACGTTTCTTTACATAGCCGGTCTATGGGGAATGCTTCTTGGTGCGGATGCCGGTGAGGGGATAATCTCCCTGGCGGAGCTGCTGTCCCCCCTGGCGGCGACCCTGCTTGGACTCCGGGCGGTCTTCGGCCAGCGGGGGCTGCTCCGCATCTTCTGGAGCTTGATTACCCTGGGAGCTTGCTTCTATACGGCTGCCCAGTCCATCTGGTGCTATTACCATATCGAGGGCGGGGAGATGCCCGTTCTGGCGGCCGGGATGGCCGACGTTCTCTGGAACCTGCAGACCGCCTTCTTTGTCTGTGCCCTGTTCTATGTGATGTACAAGCAGGTCAGTGCCGTCCGTGGCATGCGGTTTCTTTTTGATATTGCGATTGTGGTCCTGTTCCTCTGTACACTGGCCTGGGAATTCATTATTTCTCCGAATCTGACAAAGCTGGTGGCGGAGCCGGACTGGATTCTGGTGATGAGCGGTGTACTGTATCCGGCCAGCGATCTGGGGCTGGTCCTCGGTCTGCTCATGCTGCATTATCAGCAGCAGAGCGTGCTGTCTCCGCAGGTCATGCGGTCTCTGACCGTGGGCTTCGCCTCCTTTGTGATAGGGGATATCCTGTACTTTTTTGATATTCTGGCCGGCACCTATGCGGTGGGGAGCTGGTATGATCCGTTCTGGAACATCGGGCTCCTGCTCTCCGGGATCGCGGCTCTGCATTCTCAGCGGGAGAAAGGGGACAGGGATACGGGGCAGCTCCTGTATGAGGATGGCGGCTGGGAGGCGAAAAACAAGCGTCTCCGCTATTTCGTCCCCTACCTGTCGCTGCTCCTGCTCTGCTTCCTGATGCTGCAGCGGCTGAGTGAAGTGGATGGCATTGTGATTGGCACGATCCTGATGATCCTGCTGATTCTCGTGCGCCAGCTGTCGATTCTCTTCGAGAACGAAGACCTGGTACGGCGGCTTAAGCATATGCTGCACAGCAGTGAGTATCAGGCGATGCATGATGAGCTGTCGGGTCTCCCGAACAAGCGGATGTTCGAGCGCAGCTTGTCGGCGGCGGTAGAAGAAGCTGCAGGGGACGGCAAGAAGCTGGCTGTGCTGTTCATGGACCTCGACCGCTTCAAATACATCAACGACTCGCTGGGCCATGCGGTCGGCGATGAACTGATCCGGCAGGTGGCCCGCCGTCTTGCGGCCATCGTGGAGGGCCGAGGCCTGGTGGCGCGGCTCGGCGGGGATGAATTCACCATCCTGCTGACCGGCTGGAGAGAGAAGCGGGAGCTGGAAAGCTTGTCCGCCCGGCTTCTCCAGGAGATCGCAAAGCCTTACAAGATCGAGCTCCATGAGATTCTGACGACGACCAGTATCGGGATTGCCCTGTATCCGTCGGATGGGGGTGACGGGGCCGAGCTCATGAAGCACGCCGATGCCGCTATGTATAAAGCGAAGGAGAAGGGCAAGGGCAGGGCCCAATTCTACGAGCCGGTCTTGAGCGGCGAGATTCTGAAGCGCATGGCGATGGAGCATGCGCTGCGGCAGGCCCTTCCGCGCGGGGAGCTGTATCTGGTTTATCAGCCGCAGGTATGCACCAAGTCGGAGGAGATTATGGGGGTCGAGGCGCTGCTGCGGTGGAAGCTGGAGGATGGGCGGCCCGTCTCCCCGGCCGACTTCATCCCGCTGGCGGAAGAGACGGGACTCATCGTCTCGATCGGGGAATGGGTGCTCCGGACGGCCTGCAGACAGGCGGCGGATTGGGAGCGGAGAGGGCTGCCCCTGTTCAAAGTGGCGGTGAACGTCTCTCCGAAGCAGCTTGTGCAGAACCGGTTCGTGCAGCGCGTGGCCGCCATCCTGGAGGAGACGGGCGTACAGCCTGAACGGCTGGTTGTCGAGATTACCGAGGGCATTGCGCTGCTGAACACAGCCGAAACGATCGAAACGCTCCAGGGGCTCAAGAAGCTCGGGATCGAGATCTCCATGGACGACTTCGGCACGGGATACTCATCGCTTGGCTACCTGCGGACCTTCCAGGTCGATTCGCTGAAGATCGCGCAGTCCTTCATCTCCCGGATTACCGTCGGGGCCGAGCATGAGGGGATTGTCCGGGCGATCATGGCCATGGCAGACAGCCTGCAGCTGGAGGTCATTGTTGAAGGGGTGGAGACGGAGCAGCAGCTGCAGCTGCTGAAGGGCATCGCTGAGTGTCTGGTGCAGGGCTATTATTACTACAAGCCGCTGCCTCCGGAGGAAGTGACGGCGGTTCTCGAGAAGCAGGCAGGCCGGAGGGCATCGCAGCGTCATTCATAG
- a CDS encoding HD-GYP domain-containing protein has product MRDGLGKQLKHDVFNHAGVVIVPAGTLLTEEHLELFGKHGIEPGQIVVSATAPKSYPKSARRASGSLVQSVRKAAEQSKMLFEQTALTKKIPVMELRGTILPAVRQIAANDDVFALFEAVKAQDEYTYQHNIGVGVLSTLIGKWMGLDEMELNILSLGATLHDVGKVNIPLEILNKPGKLTPEEYALIKKHTVYGYELLKDTVGLSYRIALIALQHHERGDGKGYPLGLRKDQTDPLSKIVAVADVFHAMSSKRPYHDPMPFTEVVGQMRQGVFGQLDPEIVTVFLNGMAQRLLGREVLLTDGRVGEVVLIHPHDKTSPLIRTGSSFVDLSKERHVAIRSVAV; this is encoded by the coding sequence ATGCGCGACGGTCTCGGAAAACAACTGAAACACGATGTGTTTAATCACGCCGGAGTGGTGATCGTACCGGCAGGGACGCTCCTGACAGAGGAGCATCTGGAGCTCTTCGGCAAGCACGGGATCGAGCCCGGGCAGATTGTCGTATCGGCAACGGCCCCGAAGTCGTACCCGAAGTCTGCCCGCCGGGCATCCGGCTCCTTGGTTCAGTCGGTACGGAAAGCGGCGGAGCAGTCGAAGATGCTGTTTGAGCAGACGGCCCTCACCAAAAAAATTCCGGTCATGGAACTGCGGGGAACCATCCTTCCCGCTGTCCGGCAGATTGCCGCAAATGACGATGTGTTTGCTTTGTTCGAGGCCGTGAAAGCGCAGGATGAGTATACGTATCAGCACAACATCGGTGTGGGGGTTCTATCGACGTTGATCGGAAAATGGATGGGTCTGGATGAGATGGAACTGAACATCCTGAGTCTCGGCGCGACGCTCCATGACGTAGGCAAGGTGAACATTCCGCTGGAGATTCTGAACAAGCCGGGGAAGCTGACTCCTGAGGAGTATGCGCTGATCAAGAAGCACACCGTATACGGGTATGAGCTTCTCAAGGATACGGTGGGGCTGAGCTACCGGATCGCGCTGATTGCCCTTCAGCATCATGAGCGGGGGGACGGGAAGGGATACCCTCTTGGCCTGCGGAAGGACCAGACCGATCCGCTCAGCAAGATCGTCGCCGTCGCCGATGTGTTCCATGCCATGTCTTCCAAGCGGCCGTATCATGATCCGATGCCGTTCACGGAGGTGGTCGGACAGATGCGGCAGGGGGTATTCGGGCAGCTCGATCCGGAGATTGTTACGGTCTTCCTGAACGGCATGGCCCAGCGGCTCCTCGGGCGGGAAGTGCTCTTGACCGATGGCCGGGTGGGCGAAGTCGTGCTCATTCATCCGCATGACAAGACCTCGCCGCTTATAAGGACGGGCTCTTCCTTCGTCGATCTCAGCAAGGAGCGGCATGTGGCCATCCGGTCCGTTGCCGTATGA
- a CDS encoding DODA-type extradiol aromatic ring-opening family dioxygenase: protein MIPSSMFLAHGSPMLAIEDTEYARFLGRLAKGIRPKAIVIFTAHWESEITTVSSSDEVYETIYDFGGFPDELYEVRYNARGSSIVAGLVTDRLKAAGIPVRQDTQRGLDHGSWTLLHRMYPEADIPVVQVSVNPYLAPKDQFRIGEALRGLNREEILVIGSGVTVHNLRMLRWGQSTPEAWAVEFDDWLLARLEEQDYESLFRYAELAPHARQAVPRAEHFVPFFIALGAGAEGSEPEVIHRSYDLGTLSYLSLQQA from the coding sequence ATGATTCCGTCCTCGATGTTCCTTGCCCACGGTTCTCCCATGCTTGCGATCGAAGATACGGAGTATGCGCGTTTTTTGGGAAGGCTTGCCAAAGGCATCCGGCCCAAAGCGATTGTTATTTTTACAGCCCACTGGGAGAGCGAGATAACAACGGTATCCTCTTCCGATGAAGTGTACGAGACGATCTATGATTTCGGCGGGTTCCCGGACGAGCTCTATGAGGTTCGCTACAACGCCAGGGGATCCTCGATTGTGGCCGGCTTGGTAACGGATCGCCTGAAGGCGGCCGGCATTCCGGTCCGTCAGGATACGCAGCGGGGGCTCGACCACGGGTCCTGGACGCTGCTCCACCGGATGTATCCGGAGGCGGACATCCCGGTCGTACAGGTGTCGGTGAACCCTTACCTCGCGCCGAAGGACCAATTCCGCATCGGCGAAGCCCTTCGCGGCCTGAACCGCGAGGAGATCCTTGTGATCGGCAGCGGAGTAACGGTCCACAACCTGCGGATGCTCCGCTGGGGCCAGAGCACGCCCGAAGCATGGGCGGTCGAGTTCGATGACTGGCTGCTCGCCCGGCTGGAAGAGCAGGATTACGAGAGCCTCTTCCGCTACGCCGAGCTTGCGCCGCATGCCCGCCAGGCCGTCCCCCGGGCGGAGCACTTCGTGCCTTTCTTCATCGCACTGGGCGCAGGGGCGGAGGGCAGCGAGCCGGAAGTCATTCACCGCAGCTATGATCTGGGCACGCTGAGCTATCTCAGCTTGCAGCAGGCGTAA
- a CDS encoding NAD(P)/FAD-dependent oxidoreductase, with protein MKVAIMGAGLSGLACAITLEKFGIEPAIFEKRSRVGDRFVNGEILFSLLTRPVRDCIAYLSEKHGIYLHPTANLQKMTLYSPQEKAVFEGHLGFTNVRGREHNAFEAQLSRQVKSPIRFHSEETYEGLLSHYTHVVMAAGDGEYAKQTRNFREDLTVSLRGATVEGTFDRYAVSAWLDNDMAPSGYSFCIPLSDTEATIVIAYPDDPHKEPPDPELLWDRFYERACRDLNQPLRITDQFQITGYPVGICRSARIGNTFYVGNCFGSLMPYLGFGQFSALLTGVYAAFDLAGQGHYEELTAPLRQSYEDSLVLRRAMERLCDSDYDRIVRMLGGRLGGRLIENEHLNPLKTISFLLRPYIKWKQGVTS; from the coding sequence TTGAAGGTCGCCATCATGGGAGCCGGGCTGTCCGGGCTCGCCTGTGCCATTACTCTGGAGAAATTCGGAATCGAGCCGGCCATCTTCGAGAAGCGCAGCCGGGTGGGCGACCGCTTCGTCAACGGGGAAATTCTCTTCTCGCTGCTGACCCGCCCGGTTCGCGATTGCATCGCCTACCTGTCGGAGAAGCACGGCATCTATCTGCACCCCACGGCCAATCTCCAGAAGATGACCCTGTATTCGCCCCAGGAGAAGGCGGTCTTCGAAGGACATCTTGGGTTCACGAATGTGCGCGGCAGGGAGCATAACGCGTTCGAAGCCCAGCTGAGCCGTCAGGTGAAAAGCCCCATCCGGTTCCACTCCGAAGAAACGTATGAGGGGCTTCTCAGCCATTACACGCATGTGGTGATGGCTGCAGGAGACGGCGAGTATGCGAAGCAAACTAGGAACTTCCGAGAAGATCTCACGGTGTCCCTGCGGGGAGCCACGGTAGAGGGCACCTTCGACCGCTACGCCGTCTCCGCCTGGTTGGATAACGATATGGCTCCCAGCGGATACAGCTTCTGCATCCCGCTCTCGGATACGGAAGCGACGATCGTCATCGCTTATCCGGATGACCCGCACAAAGAGCCGCCGGACCCCGAGCTTCTCTGGGACCGCTTTTACGAGAGAGCCTGCAGGGACTTGAATCAGCCCCTCCGGATCACCGATCAATTCCAGATTACCGGCTATCCGGTCGGCATCTGCCGTTCCGCCCGGATCGGCAACACCTTCTATGTCGGCAACTGCTTCGGGAGCCTGATGCCTTATCTCGGCTTCGGCCAATTCTCCGCCCTGCTGACCGGGGTTTATGCAGCCTTCGACTTGGCCGGTCAGGGCCATTACGAGGAGTTGACCGCACCGCTGCGGCAGAGCTATGAGGATTCTCTGGTCCTTCGGCGGGCCATGGAGCGGCTCTGCGATTCGGATTATGACCGGATCGTCCGGATGCTCGGCGGCCGGCTTGGCGGCAGACTGATCGAGAACGAACATCTCAATCCGCTCAAGACGATCAGTTTTCTGCTGCGCCCCTATATCAAATGGAAGCAAGGTGTCACCTCATAA
- a CDS encoding Cof-type HAD-IIB family hydrolase has translation MYTMLAIDIDDTLITDEKEITEGTKQALAAAVAQGVKVTLATGRMYASAKQLADQLGLNVPIITYQGALVKNAIDGRVLYERTVPEDAAKQIFDYCEANGLHLQTYLDDVLYVKEDNDKARAYAQLSNIPYTVHPDFRELASKPSTKLLLIDDPARLDEVALELRSLLGAAVHITKSKPHFLEIMHPEGTKGHALTYLAEHFGLELSGAIAIGDSWNDREMLEVAGLGVAMGNAVESLKDIADYVTYGNNEEGVKHVVEKYILQTVS, from the coding sequence ATGTATACCATGCTGGCAATCGATATCGACGACACCCTGATTACGGATGAGAAAGAAATTACCGAGGGAACGAAGCAGGCGCTTGCCGCTGCCGTGGCGCAGGGGGTGAAAGTGACCCTCGCGACGGGCCGCATGTACGCTTCCGCGAAGCAGCTGGCGGACCAGCTCGGGCTGAATGTGCCGATCATCACCTACCAGGGCGCCCTGGTCAAAAATGCGATCGACGGCCGGGTGCTCTACGAGCGCACGGTACCGGAGGACGCCGCCAAGCAGATCTTCGACTACTGCGAAGCGAACGGTCTGCATCTGCAGACGTATCTGGATGACGTACTCTACGTCAAGGAAGACAACGATAAAGCGAGGGCTTATGCCCAGCTGTCCAATATTCCATACACCGTCCATCCGGACTTCCGGGAGCTGGCGTCAAAGCCTTCCACCAAGCTGCTCCTGATCGATGATCCGGCCCGCCTGGATGAAGTGGCCCTGGAGCTGCGTTCCCTGCTCGGCGCTGCGGTACATATTACGAAGTCCAAGCCGCACTTCCTGGAGATCATGCATCCGGAGGGCACCAAGGGCCATGCGCTCACCTATCTCGCGGAGCACTTCGGCCTTGAGCTCTCGGGCGCCATTGCCATCGGGGACAGCTGGAACGACCGCGAAATGCTCGAGGTCGCCGGACTCGGCGTAGCCATGGGCAACGCAGTGGAATCACTCAAGGACATTGCCGACTATGTGACGTACGGCAATAATGAAGAAGGCGTGAAGCATGTTGTGGAGAAGTACATTCTCCAGACCGTATCCTGA
- a CDS encoding MATE family efflux transporter — MFREKASPPDNETKRIPSLWILTWPIFIEMFLQFLLGTADTLMVSRISDDAVAVVGISTQLFNAMTILFMTVAGGAGVLIAQKLGAQRPEEARTIAVMAAKISVGIGLAMSALLFFGAEPIARLMQLEEKLIPLAVTYISIVGGGMVLTAAMAILSTAVRNTGNTRSPMYIAIGMNVIHLVLNYGFIFGELGLPAWGLTGVAISTLVSRLLGTLVLAYVFLHAFHRRIGWADLRLFDRPLFREVLKIGWPMGVNMASWVFSQLLLFSFVAMLGAAELAARTYMNTLESFCFILGNSLAMAAQIRVAHLYGAGMRKEANRSAFSALWIGLALVMINALLLFVLGDRILPLFTADAAIIAIGVSLLGLNLALQPFKMLNMAMNGALTAIGDTRYMMTIGLFSIWLVATGLGYYLSIPLGLGIHGIYIAMISDELIRGVLMLRRWKLLQQPAPLAQPRNESLMIQG, encoded by the coding sequence ATGTTTAGAGAGAAAGCGTCACCCCCGGATAATGAAACCAAACGAATCCCATCCCTGTGGATCCTGACATGGCCTATCTTTATCGAAATGTTCCTGCAGTTCCTGCTCGGCACAGCCGACACCCTGATGGTTTCCCGCATCTCGGATGATGCCGTAGCCGTCGTGGGCATCTCGACCCAGCTGTTCAACGCCATGACGATCCTGTTCATGACCGTTGCCGGCGGCGCCGGCGTGCTCATCGCCCAGAAGCTCGGGGCCCAGCGGCCCGAAGAAGCCCGGACGATCGCCGTTATGGCGGCCAAAATATCCGTAGGGATCGGCCTCGCGATGAGCGCCCTCCTGTTCTTCGGCGCCGAGCCGATCGCCCGGCTCATGCAGCTCGAAGAGAAGCTGATTCCGCTGGCGGTCACCTACATCTCCATTGTAGGCGGCGGCATGGTCCTGACCGCGGCCATGGCGATCCTCAGTACCGCGGTGCGCAACACGGGCAACACGCGCAGCCCGATGTATATTGCCATCGGCATGAACGTCATCCACCTTGTGCTCAACTACGGATTTATTTTCGGGGAGCTGGGGCTTCCCGCCTGGGGACTGACCGGCGTAGCGATCTCGACGCTGGTCTCCCGCCTGCTCGGCACCCTGGTGCTTGCCTACGTCTTCCTGCACGCCTTCCACCGCCGGATCGGCTGGGCGGACCTGCGGCTGTTCGACCGTCCGCTGTTCAGGGAAGTGCTGAAGATCGGGTGGCCGATGGGCGTGAATATGGCCTCCTGGGTGTTCTCCCAGCTGCTTCTCTTCTCCTTCGTCGCCATGCTCGGCGCGGCGGAGCTCGCGGCCCGGACCTACATGAATACACTCGAGTCGTTCTGCTTTATTCTTGGCAACTCCCTCGCGATGGCCGCCCAGATCCGCGTCGCCCACTTGTACGGGGCCGGGATGCGGAAGGAGGCGAACCGCAGCGCCTTCAGCGCCCTGTGGATCGGGCTTGCACTCGTGATGATCAATGCCCTGCTGCTCTTCGTCCTCGGCGACCGGATTCTGCCGCTGTTCACGGCAGACGCCGCCATCATCGCCATCGGCGTCTCGCTGCTTGGGCTGAACCTCGCGCTGCAGCCCTTCAAAATGCTCAATATGGCCATGAACGGAGCGCTGACCGCCATCGGGGATACCCGCTACATGATGACCATCGGCCTGTTCTCCATCTGGCTGGTGGCCACCGGCCTCGGCTATTACTTATCAATTCCGCTCGGGCTCGGGATCCACGGCATCTACATCGCCATGATCAGCGACGAGCTCATCCGCGGCGTCCTGATGCTCCGCCGCTGGAAGCTGCTGCAGCAGCCCGCCCCGCTCGCGCAGCCCAGGAACGAATCGCTGATGATCCAGGGCTAA